From the Corythoichthys intestinalis isolate RoL2023-P3 chromosome 15, ASM3026506v1, whole genome shotgun sequence genome, one window contains:
- the LOC130930559 gene encoding gap junction delta-2 protein-like, producing MGEWTILERLLEAAVQQHSTMIGRILLTVVVIFRILIVAIVGETVYDDEQTMFVCNTLQPGCNQACYDKAFPISHIRYWVFQIIMVCTPSLCFITYSVHQSAKQKERRYSTVYLTLDKEPDSLLKRSGILGGGGGGGGGGDDSAKKIKNTVVNGVVLQNSENSTKEAEPDCLEVKEMPNSAAARTTKSKMRRQEGISRFYIIQVVFRNALEIGFLVGQYFLYGFNVPSVYECDRYPCIKDVECYVSRPTEKTVFLVFMFAVSGFCVVLNLAELNHLGWRKIKTAVRGVQARRKSIYEIRNKDLPRMSVPNFGRTQSSDSAYV from the exons ATGGGGGAATGGACTATACTAGAGAGGCTCCTGGAGGCTGCTGTCCAGCAGCACTCTACTATGATAGGAAG GATCCTGCTGACGGTGGTGGTGATCTTCCGCATCCTGATCGTGGCCATCGTCGGAGAGACGGTGTACGATGACGAGCAGACCATGTTCGTGTGCAACACGCTGCAGCCGGGTTGCAACCAGGCGTGCTACGACAAGGCGTTCCCCATCTCGCACATCCGCTACTGGGTCTTCCAGATCATCATGGTGTGCACGCCCAGCCTGTGCTTCATCACCTACTCGGTGCACCAGTCGGCCAAGCAGAAGGAGCGGCGCTACTCCACCGTCTACCTGACCCTGGACAAGGAGCCCGACTCGCTGCTGAAGCGCAGCGGGATCCTCGGAGGAGGAGGCGGTGGCGGCGGCGGGGGCGACGATTCGGCCAAGAAGATCAAAAACACGGTGGTCAACGGCGTTGTGCTTCAGAATAGCGAGAACTCCACCAAGGAGGCCGAGCCCGACTGCCTGGAGGTGAAGGAGATGCCCAACTCGGCGGCCGCCAGAACTACAAAGTCCAAAATGAGGCGCCAGGAGGGCATCTCGCGCTTCTACATCATCCAGGTGGTGTTCCGCAACGCGCTGGAGATCGGCTTCCTGGTGGGTCAGTACTTCCTGTACGGCTTCAACGTGCCCTCGGTGTACGAGTGTGACCGCTACCCGTGCATTAAGGACGTGGAGTGCTATGTGTCGCGGCCTACGGAGAAGACGGTCTTCCTAGTCTTCATGTTCGCCGTCAGCGGCTTCTGCGTGGTACTCAACCTAGCCGAGCTCAACCACCTGGGCTGGCGCAAGATCAAGACGGCGGTGCGCGGTGTGCAGGCCCGCCGGAAGTCTATTTACGAGATCCGGAACAAGGACCTGCCGCGGATGAGCGTGCCCAATTTCGGGCGCACGCAATCCAGCGACTCTGCTTACGTCTGA